From Variovorax sp. J2L1-78, the proteins below share one genomic window:
- a CDS encoding ABC transporter ATP-binding protein encodes MTEAIIELQGVGKSFRSADGAARSVLEGVDFHLAEGEIVALLGQSGSGKSTLLRIMAGLIGVDVGDVRYRGQPLYGPARGIAMVFQSFALFPWLTVQQNVELGLEARGIERVERARRAGAAIELIGLAGFEGALPRELSGGMRQRVGIARALVVEPEVLLMDEAFSALDVLTGERLRDDILQLWDGGAMPTKAMLVVSHNIEEAVLMADRVLIFASNPGHVHAELPIALPRPRDVDSLEVRALIDEVYRLMTSGAPSAGRVRDETAHMHLSDRLPDADVDRMEALLEMLVDDARNGRADLPQLAAEAELPDHALLPLAQALALLGFAKLADADLHLTELGRCYVEGAHTLRQQLFGQQLLARVPLAAHIRHSLEQAPSGELPQEPFLQLLRESLDAPVAERVLRTAIEWGRYGEAFEYDLRTGLIQLPEGDSAAEAPAPR; translated from the coding sequence ATGACCGAAGCCATCATCGAACTCCAGGGCGTGGGCAAATCCTTCCGCTCGGCAGACGGCGCGGCGCGGTCCGTGCTCGAAGGCGTCGATTTCCACCTCGCGGAAGGCGAGATCGTCGCGTTGCTGGGCCAGTCCGGGTCGGGCAAGTCGACGCTGCTGCGCATCATGGCCGGGTTGATCGGCGTGGATGTGGGCGATGTGCGCTATCGCGGCCAGCCGCTGTATGGCCCCGCACGGGGCATCGCAATGGTGTTCCAGTCCTTCGCGCTGTTTCCGTGGTTGACGGTGCAGCAGAACGTCGAGCTCGGGCTGGAGGCGCGCGGCATCGAGCGCGTGGAGCGTGCCCGGCGTGCCGGTGCGGCCATCGAACTGATCGGCCTCGCCGGTTTCGAAGGCGCCTTGCCGCGCGAGCTCTCGGGCGGCATGCGGCAGCGCGTGGGCATCGCGCGCGCCCTGGTGGTCGAGCCCGAGGTGCTGCTGATGGACGAGGCCTTCTCGGCCCTCGACGTGCTCACCGGCGAGCGGCTGCGCGACGACATCCTGCAGTTGTGGGACGGCGGCGCCATGCCGACGAAGGCCATGCTGGTCGTGTCGCACAACATCGAGGAAGCGGTGCTGATGGCCGACCGTGTGCTGATCTTCGCCAGCAATCCGGGGCATGTGCACGCCGAGCTGCCGATCGCGCTGCCGCGTCCGCGCGACGTGGACAGCCTGGAAGTGCGTGCCCTGATCGACGAGGTCTACCGGCTGATGACGTCCGGCGCGCCCAGTGCCGGACGGGTGCGTGACGAGACGGCGCACATGCACCTGAGCGACCGGCTGCCCGACGCCGACGTCGACCGCATGGAGGCGTTGCTGGAGATGCTGGTGGACGACGCGCGAAACGGACGTGCAGACCTGCCGCAGCTGGCAGCGGAGGCGGAGCTGCCCGACCATGCGTTGTTGCCGCTGGCCCAGGCGCTGGCCCTGCTGGGCTTTGCCAAGCTGGCCGATGCCGACCTGCACCTGACCGAGCTCGGCCGCTGCTATGTCGAGGGCGCCCACACGCTGCGCCAGCAGCTCTTCGGCCAGCAACTGCTCGCACGCGTGCCGCTGGCGGCGCATATCCGCCACAGCCTGGAGCAGGCGCCCTCAGGCGAATTGCCGCAGGAGCCCTTTCTGCAGTTGCTGCGCGAGAGCCTCGATGCGCCGGTGGCCGAACGGGTGCTGCGCACCGCCATCGAATGGGGCCGCTACGGCGAAGCCTTCGAGTACGACTTGCGCACCGGCCTCATTCAATTGCCCGAGGGCGACAGCGCCGCGGAGGCACCGGCGCCGCGCTGA